The following are encoded together in the Pleurocapsa sp. FMAR1 genome:
- a CDS encoding CHASE2 domain-containing protein, protein MSYCINPQCGERCNPDNLQYCQGCGSNLIIRDRYRIIKPLRELDGQHHTEVFEIDDGGTLKILKVLTSNRRRLVELFEQESKVLAQLSYLPISRLDSHFTFVPKNSRQKLRCLVMEKVEGENLKQWLKINGKLTEIEAIDWLQQLLAILARVHQQQILHRDLKPSNIMIRPDGKLILIDFGTARKLTNTYVEKLEDSDITRVYSPGYTAPEQLQGQAVARSDFFALGRTFVHLMTGIYPDDLPKTQTNQLIWHDLAPQISSSLKDLIDRLIALSLSDRLHASVILEQLNQVSDQPTRIWHNRPLKSWQRSAVIIFISSMAIAFLVIGIRYLGWLQPVELQAFDRLMQLRPIESPDSRLLLITIDEADIQYQNQQNMSLRWSLSDEALAQLLAKIQPYKPRTIGIDIYRDFAVDSDYPNLARELQTSDRLYAVCKVPSPQDGTPEGTPPPPEVPASRLGFSDFVADSGDIIRRQLLHLTPPTAASCTAEYAFSLQLALDYLSKEGIESDVTPKGYLQIGTTTFTPISNYSGGYQNVDAAGYQILLNYRSLNSPTNIAQQISLRDILSDLMASQLKDLIKDRLIIIGVTASSSTDDWQTPYSQQSSSLQKQIPGVFVQAQMTSQIISAVADNRPLIWWWSNFWSIIWIAVWSLIGGMLGWYLRRPLWLASAVTFSLLILFTSCWAVFLQAGWIPLLPPAIALMLASATTAFLYQNLPIK, encoded by the coding sequence ATGAGTTACTGTATCAATCCCCAATGTGGCGAGCGCTGTAACCCAGATAATTTACAATATTGTCAGGGTTGTGGCTCTAATTTGATAATTCGCGATCGCTACCGCATTATCAAGCCATTACGGGAATTAGACGGACAACATCATACTGAAGTTTTTGAAATTGATGATGGCGGTACACTAAAAATTCTTAAGGTTTTAACTAGCAATCGTCGTCGCTTAGTAGAACTATTTGAGCAAGAGAGTAAAGTGCTAGCACAGTTGTCATATTTGCCAATTTCTCGCCTAGATAGCCATTTTACTTTTGTACCTAAAAACAGTAGGCAAAAACTACGCTGTTTGGTGATGGAAAAGGTTGAGGGAGAGAATCTAAAACAGTGGCTCAAAATTAATGGTAAATTAACTGAAATTGAGGCGATTGACTGGCTGCAACAACTTTTGGCAATATTAGCACGGGTTCACCAGCAGCAGATTTTGCATAGAGATCTCAAACCATCTAACATTATGATTCGTCCCGATGGCAAGTTAATTTTGATTGATTTTGGGACGGCACGAAAACTGACCAATACTTATGTTGAGAAACTAGAAGACTCTGACATTACTAGAGTATATTCTCCTGGCTATACTGCCCCAGAACAGCTTCAAGGTCAAGCAGTGGCTCGATCAGATTTCTTTGCTTTAGGACGTACTTTCGTTCATTTAATGACTGGTATTTATCCTGACGATCTGCCTAAAACTCAAACTAACCAGTTGATTTGGCACGATCTAGCCCCGCAAATTTCTAGTTCTTTGAAAGATTTAATCGATCGCCTAATCGCCTTATCTCTCTCAGATAGACTTCACGCATCGGTAATTTTAGAACAGCTCAACCAAGTCAGCGACCAACCTACTAGAATATGGCACAATCGTCCCCTTAAAAGTTGGCAACGCAGTGCTGTCATAATTTTTATTTCTAGCATGGCGATCGCTTTTTTGGTAATAGGAATAAGATATTTGGGGTGGCTGCAACCTGTAGAATTACAGGCATTCGATCGCTTAATGCAGCTAAGACCAATAGAAAGTCCAGACTCCCGTTTGCTTTTAATTACTATAGATGAAGCCGATATTCAATATCAAAATCAGCAGAATATGTCCCTGCGTTGGTCGCTTTCGGATGAGGCTTTGGCTCAATTACTGGCAAAAATCCAGCCCTATAAGCCCCGTACTATTGGAATCGACATCTATCGCGATTTTGCTGTAGATTCTGACTATCCTAATTTAGCTAGAGAACTACAAACGAGCGATCGCCTTTACGCTGTATGTAAAGTTCCTTCTCCGCAAGACGGCACACCCGAAGGTACGCCTCCTCCTCCTGAAGTTCCAGCTTCTCGCTTGGGTTTTAGTGATTTCGTAGCCGATAGTGGGGATATTATTCGTCGCCAGCTTCTACATTTAACTCCCCCCACTGCTGCTTCGTGTACGGCAGAATATGCTTTTAGCCTCCAGCTAGCACTCGATTATTTAAGTAAAGAAGGAATAGAATCAGATGTTACTCCCAAAGGATATTTGCAAATTGGGACAACTACCTTCACACCGATAAGCAACTATTCAGGTGGATATCAAAACGTAGATGCAGCAGGATACCAAATATTGCTTAATTATCGCTCTTTAAATTCTCCAACAAATATAGCCCAGCAAATCTCTCTACGGGATATTTTAAGCGATCTCATGGCTTCTCAATTAAAAGATTTAATCAAAGACCGTCTGATTATCATTGGCGTTACCGCCTCTAGCAGTACTGACGACTGGCAAACTCCCTATAGTCAACAAAGTTCATCCCTTCAAAAACAAATACCAGGAGTTTTCGTTCAAGCACAGATGACTAGTCAGATAATTAGTGCCGTTGCCGATAACCGTCCTCTTATTTGGTGGTGGTCTAACTTTTGGTCAATCATTTGGATCGCAGTCTGGTCTTTAATAGGAGGAATGCTGGGATGGTATCTGCGTCGTCCGCTATGGTTGGCAAGTGCGGTGACTTTTTCTTTACTAATCCTGTTTACAAGCTGCTGGGCGGTCTTTTTACAAGCAGGTTGGATTCCTTTATTACCACCTGCGATCGCTCTGATGCTAGCTTCAGCTACAACCGCTTTTCTTTACCAAAATTTACCAATTAAGTAG